Genomic DNA from Candidatus Cloacimonadota bacterium:
ATATTGTTGATAATATCAAATCCGTTTTTGAATAAGCGAAAGTAGGAACTTTTATGCAATGCATATTATCCAAATAATAAGAAAGGGGGTAATCCAATGAATAAGAAAGCACCGAGCTTGAATAGAATTAGTTTGGCTGGTAATATTGTCAGAGACCCGGAAGTCCGTCATGTTGGCTCGAAGAAAACTGCTGTTACGAATATCACAATCGCAAATAATCGTTCTTATCTCGACAAAGATAAAAATTGGCAGGAAGAAACTACGTATGTTGAGACTGAAATTTGGGGCAGACAAGCGGAAAAAGTTGAAGAGAAATGTAAAAAAGGCGATCCTGTAATCATTGAGGGTTCTTTGAAAAATAGCAATTGGAAAGACAAAGACGGTAACTCACACTCGAAATTACTTGTCAAAGTTGATAAGGTACATATCTTACAGAATTCATAATTCAATTTAATGTCCTTAATCTGAGAAATCTGTTTGGGACAATGCAAAGAAGCCGAGATTAATAGTCTTGGCTTCTTTTTTCAATATCAAATTATTTTTCATTTTCTTAACCGATCTTTATTATTGAGAAAATCGTAAGCAAATAAAAACTATTCTATTCGTTTAACCCAAAATTTTATCCCTCAAGAACTAAAATTTAAAAAGGTTAGAAATTCAAACTAATCCCCAAACCCCAGCTATAAGCAGTATAATTTTTTTCTCGCTTCACGATTTCTTTGGGTGAATAAGTTTTTCGTTGTTTAAATTCGTAAAGTCCCCTGAGAGTGATATTTTCAAAAACCGAATATTTCAGAATAATGTTATGATCAATAATTTGATCATTTCTGTTTTTATGGAATTCGTCAATTTCGATTGGTAGATTAGATTGATAATATTTGTCCTCAAATTCCCAGGAATAAATAAATCGAGTTCGCAAACCCAACATGTTCAAAGGAAAATTGAGTGAAAGAAAGTAAATATCCGAATTGTACGAAGCATCCATTACTTCCTGTCCTGCTTGAACAAAAATATCTGTAAGTGAAAATTTGTATGAATATTTTGCCTTGATCTTAAAATTTTTCAAAGGAAAAAATTCCACCGAAAACGAATTATTAAAAATATCGGCATTGTAATAAGTAAAATATTGGTTATGATAGCTTTGGGCAAATTCAAATGAATATTCAAATCTGAACAAATTAGGGATACTTAATTTACCTCCCGAAACATATTTATCTTTTGAATATGCCAATTCACGATACTCGTCAGAGGATTCTAATTCACTCTTATATTGATTGATATATATGTTTGGATAATAGTAATATTTCGCAAAACATTTAAAATATTTATTTAAGTATTGGTCAATCTGTAAACTAATAAATTTGAAATCATTAAATCCGTTTTTTTGATATTTATCATATCCGAATGTGATTTTGTCGATCTGGGTGTGTCCACCTACGAGATAATTTTTGTAGTTTAGATTTACTCTGAATGAGTAAATTAAATCATCCACAGACTTCAGTTTATACTGTCCTGAATATGCTGAATATGTATCTGCTAAAAATTGATCTATATCATTCTCGGAAAGATGCAGAATATTGCTTTCATAAGATGTTGTAAACCTGAAATTTAAGGAAGAATTATCGGCAGAGAGATTACCGAAGAGAATAATTAAGAAACAAATGAGACTTAAAATCTTTTTCATTTTTACTCTTTTGAATTTACAACTTTATTGAGATAAACGCTAAAAATAACCTCTCTGTTTACATTAGGGTTTTTTATTTCAATATTATGTAATCCATTTTCAAAAGTAAGGATATTTATATCTCCTGTGGAAGGTATTTGTGCCTTAGTATCTGTTAAAATTGCTTCTGAAGAACGGAAAGCAAGTTCTATGAATTTTTCAACCAATTTTTCATTATCATAAACATCAAATCTGTAACGAAATTTGTCGGAAATATCATCACTATCAATGATAATCCGGCTCACAATCTTCAATTTAAATGGACCGATCAAAGTGAATTTTACAGATTTGGAATTTGCTGAATAATAAGTGTATTTTTGTTC
This window encodes:
- the ssb gene encoding single-stranded DNA-binding protein; protein product: MNKKAPSLNRISLAGNIVRDPEVRHVGSKKTAVTNITIANNRSYLDKDKNWQEETTYVETEIWGRQAEKVEEKCKKGDPVIIEGSLKNSNWKDKDGNSHSKLLVKVDKVHILQNS